The following proteins are encoded in a genomic region of Arachis stenosperma cultivar V10309 chromosome 4, arast.V10309.gnm1.PFL2, whole genome shotgun sequence:
- the LOC130974721 gene encoding uncharacterized protein LOC130974721 encodes MKIDVIEPLVQEVLKAEVLDDILDPISEYELVEVDNSPPQKTMVHTPRAEEEAPKLELKSLPPSLKYVFLGENDSYPVIINSSLKPEEEEALISVLKSHKTAFGWTISDLKGISPTKCMHKILLEDDAKPVVQPQRRLNPTMKEVVQKEAPWFADIANYKAMNFILREYSRQQVKKLLTDAKYYIWEEPYLFKRCSDGIIQRCVPDEEK; translated from the exons ATGAAAATAGATGTTATTGAACCACTTGTTCAAGAGGTACTGAAAGCTGAGGTGCTTGATGACATTCTGGATCCTATCTCTGAGTATGAATTAGTTGAAGTTGATAATTCACCACCCCAGAAGACTATGGTTCACACGCCTAGAGCAGAGGAGGAAGCCCCCAAGCTTGAGCTCAAATCCTTACCCCCTTCTCTGAAATATGTGTTCTTGGGTGAGAATGACTCATATCCAGTGATTATTAACTCTTCCCTGAAGCCTGAAGAGGAAGAAGCACTTATTTCAGTGCTCAAGAGTCATAAAACAGCTTTTGGGTGGACCATTAGCGACTTGAAGGGGATTAGTCCAACCaagtgtatgcacaagatcctccttgaagatgatgctaaaCCAGTTGTGCAACCACAAAGGAGACTCAATCCAACCATGAAAGAGGTGGTCCAAAAAGAG gctccatggtttgcagacattgcaaattataaggCCATGAATTTTATCCTAAGGGAGTACAGTAGGCAACAAGTGAAGAAACTATtgactgatgcaaagtactacattTGGGAAGAACCATACCTTTTTAAAAGGTGTTCAGATGGAATCATCCAGAGATGTGTCCCAGATGAAGAAAAATAG